A stretch of Shinella zoogloeoides DNA encodes these proteins:
- a CDS encoding ArdC family protein has translation MARQGRNLAEGGARSNLYDDITNKIIAELEQGRLPWVQPWGASPDTAPLGLPRNASTGRSYSGINILILWGAVIQHGFPAQAWLTFRQALSLGGNVRKGERGTTVVYADRFTPEDEKRRARETGEDAHAIPFLKRFTVFNAAQCDGLPDEITAVAPPPPPGLIEPQVEALIRATGIDFRIGGNRAFYMPSLDYVQVPPPQAYFEPINWHRTALHELGHASGHHSRLNRDLTGSFGSKKYAFEEMIAEQTAAFSCAALGIMPTVRHADYIGSWLEVMREDSRAIVRAASQASKAADWLLSHLLAEDTGESDASETDRRAAA, from the coding sequence ATGGCCAGACAGGGTCGTAACCTCGCGGAAGGTGGCGCGCGCAGCAACCTTTACGACGACATCACCAACAAGATCATCGCCGAGCTGGAGCAAGGGCGGTTGCCATGGGTCCAGCCTTGGGGTGCGTCGCCTGATACCGCCCCGCTGGGCCTGCCGAGAAATGCTTCAACCGGCCGGTCCTATTCCGGCATCAATATTCTCATCCTCTGGGGGGCTGTCATCCAGCATGGTTTCCCCGCTCAGGCGTGGCTGACGTTCCGCCAGGCGCTTTCGCTTGGCGGCAATGTCAGGAAGGGCGAGCGTGGCACGACTGTCGTTTATGCCGACCGTTTCACCCCCGAGGACGAGAAGCGCCGTGCCCGCGAAACGGGTGAGGATGCGCATGCCATTCCGTTCCTGAAGCGGTTCACGGTCTTTAACGCCGCGCAATGCGATGGCCTACCCGATGAGATCACGGCAGTCGCGCCGCCACCGCCGCCGGGCCTTATCGAACCTCAGGTCGAGGCGCTGATCCGGGCTACCGGCATTGACTTCCGTATTGGCGGCAATCGCGCCTTCTATATGCCGTCGCTCGACTATGTGCAGGTGCCGCCTCCGCAAGCCTATTTCGAGCCGATCAACTGGCACAGGACGGCCCTGCATGAGCTGGGGCACGCCAGCGGCCATCACAGCCGCCTCAACCGCGATCTGACCGGCTCGTTCGGCTCGAAGAAATACGCCTTCGAGGAAATGATTGCCGAACAGACCGCGGCCTTCAGTTGCGCCGCGCTCGGGATCATGCCGACCGTCCGCCATGCCGATTACATCGGGTCGTGGCTGGAGGTCATGCGCGAGGATTCCCGCGCGATTGTCCGCGCGGCCTCGCAGGCCAGCAAGGCGGCGGACTGGCTGCTGTCGCATCTGCTTGCCGAAGACACCGGGGAGTCGGATGCGAGCGAAACCGACCGGAGGGCGGCGGCATGA
- a CDS encoding strawberry notch family protein, whose amino-acid sequence MNMVFPVADPVTPLAATPAILAAANLLLPHLERGQRVDAATLRGAMETAFGASDATGAWDWKMAYEACEVATVLFLRKYGKALFRKAASRAARISVLAKIAGLLPTQTRRSEESQNFQQFSTPIPLGLAALTAAAITPDDRVLEPSAGTGLLAILAQTIGGSLILNELAETRADLLAELFPAFAVTRFDAAQIDDHLAPDAVPSVVLMNPPFSVMANVSGRMADAAYRHVASALSRLAPGGRLVAITGAGFGPEAPAWRDAFIRLQARGRVVFSAAVDGAVYAKHGTTIDTRLTVIDKLPADDPGIFPASPGIAPDVATLIGWIEAHVPQRSPVSLPKIVVPASTAAPKTVRGYLTRATAARPAAALANDPEGAELAYETVDWTQPEGARLSDAIYEEYTPQSLRIAGAQPHPTKLVQSAAMASVAPPKPSYRPLLPADICARLSDAQLETVIYAGEAHADHLAGAWTVDEHFDNVSAAPEDAAGSIRFRRGFMLGDGTGAGKGRQSAAIILDNWLRGRRKAIWISKSDKLIEDAQRDWSALGMERLLVTPLSRFPQGKPITLSEGILFTTYATLRSDDRGEKVSRVKQIVEWLGSDFDGAIIFDESHSMQNAGGGKGERGDVAASQQGRAGLRLQHALPDARVVYVSATGATTVHNLAYAQRLGLWGGEDFPFQTRAEFVEAIESGGVAAMEVLARDLRSLGLYTARSLSYDGVEYELIEHQLTDEQRHIYDSYAAAFAVIHGNLVAAMEAANITGSDGTLNRQAKSAARSAFESTKQRFFGHLLTSMKTPTLIRSIDADLEAGHAAVIQIVSTGEALMERRLSEIPTEEWNDISVDVTPREYVGSYLQHSFPVQLYEPFTDGEGNLSSRPVFRDGQPVECREAVARRDEMLEQLGSLPPVPGALDQIVQRFGTDMVAEVTGRSRRIVRKGEGAAARLAVENRAPSANLAETSAFMDDQKRILVFSDAGGTGRSYHAELSAKNQRLRVHYLLEPGWKADAAIQGLGRTNRTNQAQPPLFRPIATDVKAEKRFLSTIARRLDTLGAITRGQRQTGGQGLFRPEDNLESAYARDALRQLYLLIVRGKVEGCSLERFESATGLKLMDSNGVKDELPPITTFLNRLLALTVELQGILFSAFEQLLQARIDGAIASGTYDMGLETLKAESFIVTDRQVIHTHPGTGAETRLLTLTERKRNQPVTLDAALAELDDPRAKLLINERSGRAAVQIPTTSVMLDDGEIERRVRLIRPMEAMNIPVRAMGDTHWLEADHAAFTVAWKAELAEVPEFTDNILHMVTGLLLPIWKRLPQESSRVYRLQTDEGERIIGRRVSPAWAANASTSGVTSSLTPDAAYAALIEGRTILDLAEGLQLRRVRVMGANRIELTGFTDAMRDRLRAYGLFSEIISWKLRFFVPVDATGPEIIGKLLDRFAALRIGEREAA is encoded by the coding sequence ATGAACATGGTTTTCCCCGTAGCCGATCCGGTCACACCGTTGGCGGCCACGCCTGCGATCCTGGCTGCGGCCAATCTCCTGCTCCCCCATCTCGAACGGGGTCAGCGTGTCGATGCCGCCACCTTGCGCGGTGCTATGGAAACGGCCTTCGGCGCATCCGATGCTACCGGCGCGTGGGACTGGAAGATGGCTTATGAGGCGTGCGAGGTCGCCACAGTTCTCTTCCTGCGCAAATACGGAAAGGCGCTTTTCCGTAAAGCAGCGTCTCGGGCTGCACGGATTTCCGTGCTGGCAAAGATCGCCGGACTATTGCCGACGCAGACCCGGCGTTCCGAGGAAAGCCAGAACTTCCAGCAATTCTCGACGCCGATCCCCCTCGGCCTTGCCGCTCTGACGGCTGCCGCGATTACGCCCGATGACAGGGTGCTGGAACCATCGGCGGGCACCGGCCTTCTGGCGATCCTGGCGCAGACCATCGGTGGCTCGCTGATCCTCAACGAACTGGCCGAGACCCGCGCCGATCTGCTTGCCGAGCTCTTTCCGGCTTTTGCCGTCACCCGCTTCGACGCCGCCCAGATCGATGATCATCTGGCTCCGGATGCTGTCCCGTCCGTGGTGCTGATGAACCCGCCATTCTCGGTCATGGCCAATGTCAGCGGTCGCATGGCCGATGCCGCGTACCGCCATGTTGCCTCGGCACTGTCTCGTCTTGCTCCCGGCGGCCGCCTCGTGGCGATCACCGGCGCTGGCTTTGGCCCCGAAGCTCCGGCATGGCGAGACGCCTTCATCCGCTTGCAGGCCCGTGGCCGCGTGGTGTTCAGCGCTGCCGTCGATGGTGCGGTCTATGCAAAGCACGGCACCACGATCGACACGCGGCTGACCGTGATCGACAAACTGCCCGCCGACGATCCTGGCATCTTTCCGGCCTCACCGGGCATCGCTCCCGATGTTGCCACGCTGATCGGCTGGATCGAGGCGCATGTCCCGCAGCGTTCGCCGGTATCATTGCCGAAGATCGTGGTGCCTGCTTCGACCGCCGCGCCGAAAACCGTGCGGGGCTATCTGACCCGCGCGACAGCGGCACGACCTGCCGCTGCTCTCGCTAACGATCCCGAGGGCGCCGAACTCGCCTATGAGACCGTGGACTGGACGCAACCGGAAGGCGCTCGCCTGTCCGACGCCATCTATGAGGAATATACGCCGCAATCGCTACGCATTGCTGGCGCGCAGCCGCATCCGACCAAGCTTGTGCAATCCGCAGCCATGGCCTCGGTCGCACCGCCGAAGCCCTCCTACCGGCCTTTGCTGCCCGCTGACATCTGCGCGCGTCTGTCGGACGCCCAGCTTGAAACGGTGATCTATGCTGGTGAAGCCCATGCCGATCATCTCGCGGGTGCATGGACCGTGGACGAGCATTTCGACAATGTGAGTGCCGCGCCCGAGGATGCTGCCGGATCGATCCGCTTTCGCCGGGGCTTCATGCTCGGTGATGGAACCGGCGCTGGCAAGGGTCGCCAGTCCGCCGCCATCATTCTCGACAACTGGCTTCGCGGTCGGCGCAAGGCGATCTGGATCTCCAAATCCGACAAGCTGATCGAGGACGCGCAACGCGACTGGTCGGCGCTCGGCATGGAACGGCTGCTGGTCACGCCTCTGTCACGCTTCCCGCAGGGCAAGCCGATCACGCTGTCGGAAGGCATCCTTTTTACCACCTATGCCACGCTACGCTCCGACGACCGGGGCGAGAAGGTTTCCCGCGTCAAGCAGATCGTCGAATGGTTGGGGTCCGATTTCGATGGAGCCATTATCTTCGACGAGAGCCATTCCATGCAGAATGCCGGTGGCGGAAAAGGTGAACGCGGTGATGTCGCCGCCTCGCAGCAGGGACGTGCGGGCCTGCGGCTTCAGCACGCGCTGCCCGACGCCCGCGTCGTCTATGTCTCGGCGACTGGCGCCACCACCGTCCATAATCTCGCCTATGCTCAGCGCCTCGGCCTCTGGGGCGGTGAGGACTTTCCGTTCCAGACCCGCGCCGAGTTCGTCGAGGCGATCGAATCCGGTGGCGTTGCGGCCATGGAGGTCCTGGCCCGCGACCTGCGATCTCTCGGCCTCTATACCGCCCGCTCACTCTCCTATGATGGCGTCGAATATGAACTGATCGAGCATCAGCTCACGGACGAACAGCGGCACATTTACGACTCATATGCTGCCGCCTTCGCTGTCATTCATGGAAACCTGGTCGCGGCGATGGAAGCCGCCAACATCACCGGCAGCGATGGGACGCTGAACCGGCAGGCCAAATCCGCCGCCCGTTCGGCCTTTGAAAGCACCAAGCAGCGCTTCTTTGGCCATCTGCTGACCTCCATGAAAACCCCGACCCTGATCCGGTCCATTGATGCCGATCTTGAAGCGGGCCATGCGGCCGTCATCCAGATCGTCTCGACCGGCGAAGCGCTGATGGAACGCCGGCTATCCGAGATCCCCACCGAGGAATGGAACGATATTTCCGTCGATGTCACGCCGAGGGAATATGTAGGCTCGTATTTGCAGCATTCCTTCCCGGTGCAGCTCTATGAGCCGTTTACCGATGGCGAGGGCAACCTGTCGTCACGCCCCGTCTTCCGCGATGGTCAGCCGGTGGAATGCCGCGAAGCCGTGGCGCGGCGCGACGAGATGCTGGAGCAGCTGGGTTCGCTTCCGCCTGTCCCGGGGGCGCTCGACCAGATCGTGCAGCGCTTCGGCACGGATATGGTGGCGGAGGTCACAGGCCGTTCGCGCCGGATCGTGCGCAAGGGCGAAGGTGCAGCGGCACGTCTTGCGGTCGAGAACCGTGCGCCTTCTGCCAACCTTGCCGAGACTTCGGCCTTCATGGATGACCAGAAGCGCATTCTGGTCTTCTCTGATGCCGGTGGCACGGGGCGCAGCTACCACGCCGAACTCTCGGCGAAAAACCAACGGCTGCGCGTCCATTATCTGCTGGAACCGGGCTGGAAGGCAGATGCCGCCATTCAGGGGCTGGGCCGCACCAACCGCACCAATCAGGCGCAGCCGCCGCTCTTCCGGCCCATCGCCACGGATGTCAAAGCCGAGAAGCGCTTCCTCTCGACCATTGCCCGCCGCCTCGACACGCTGGGCGCGATCACCCGCGGTCAGCGCCAGACCGGCGGTCAGGGGCTGTTCCGTCCCGAGGATAATCTCGAATCCGCCTATGCCCGCGATGCGTTGCGCCAGCTCTATCTGCTGATCGTGCGCGGCAAGGTCGAGGGTTGCTCGCTGGAGCGGTTTGAATCCGCCACAGGGCTGAAGCTGATGGACAGCAATGGTGTGAAGGACGAACTGCCGCCGATCACCACCTTCCTCAACCGCCTGCTGGCGCTGACCGTCGAGTTGCAGGGCATCCTGTTCTCGGCCTTCGAACAGCTCCTGCAGGCGCGGATCGACGGGGCGATTGCATCCGGCACCTATGATATGGGGCTGGAAACGCTGAAGGCCGAAAGCTTCATCGTCACCGACCGACAGGTGATCCACACCCATCCGGGCACCGGGGCGGAAACCCGGCTCCTGACGCTCACCGAGCGCAAACGCAATCAGCCGGTCACGCTCGATGCCGCCCTGGCGGAACTGGATGATCCGCGTGCCAAACTGCTCATCAACGAGCGATCCGGTCGTGCCGCCGTGCAGATCCCGACCACCAGCGTCATGCTGGATGATGGCGAGATCGAACGGCGCGTGCGGCTGATCCGGCCCATGGAGGCGATGAACATACCGGTGCGGGCGATGGGCGACACCCATTGGCTTGAGGCCGACCATGCCGCCTTCACCGTGGCCTGGAAGGCGGAACTGGCCGAGGTGCCGGAGTTCACCGATAATATCCTGCATATGGTGACGGGGCTGCTTCTGCCGATCTGGAAACGCCTGCCGCAGGAATCCTCCCGCGTCTATCGGCTCCAGACCGACGAGGGCGAACGCATCATCGGTCGCCGGGTCTCGCCGGCCTGGGCCGCCAATGCCTCGACCAGTGGCGTTACCAGCAGCCTGACACCGGATGCCGCCTATGCCGCGCTGATCGAAGGTCGCACGATCCTTGATCTCGCCGAGGGGCTGCAACTGCGTCGCGTCCGCGTCATGGGCGCCAACCGGATCGAACTGACCGGCTTTACTGACGCGATGCGCGACCGGCTGCGGGCCTATGGCCTCTTCAGCGAGATCATCTCGTGGAAACTGCGCTTCTTCGTGCCTGTCGATGCAACGGGACCGGAGATCATCGGCAAACTGCTTGACCGCTTCGCGGCCCTGCGCATCGGTGAGCGGGAGGCCGCATAA
- a CDS encoding DUF7146 domain-containing protein, translated as MARLNASELAQRLGRQAEAVCRHYLSNGRKQGNYWQVGDVRNTAGRSMFVRLHDSVKGIAGKWHDSATGEYGDLLDVIRDSLGLIDFADVAEEARRFLSLPHPEPQPPSRQPRAPAPSGSSEAARRLWRMTQPLIGSTAEAYLRGRGITDLRQTANLRFHPNCYWRPEDDGPTETWPAMIAAVTDLDGRITGAHRTWLAPDGSGKAPVDPPRKAMGDLLGHAVRFDDAQDAMAAGEGIETILSLRQALPTMPMVSALSAGHLAAILFPPQLRRLYIVRDNDPAGDSARDSLVDRAHEVGIETITLSPMMGDFNEDLTTHGLDAVRTEIRVQIAPEDVSRFMASIA; from the coding sequence ATGGCGCGTCTCAACGCTTCCGAACTCGCGCAGCGTCTCGGCCGACAGGCCGAGGCGGTGTGCCGCCACTATCTGTCGAATGGTCGCAAGCAGGGCAATTACTGGCAGGTTGGCGATGTCCGAAACACGGCTGGCCGCTCCATGTTCGTCCGGCTGCACGACAGCGTGAAAGGCATTGCCGGTAAATGGCATGACTCGGCCACGGGGGAATATGGCGATCTGCTCGACGTCATCCGGGACTCGCTCGGTCTGATCGACTTCGCAGACGTTGCCGAAGAGGCCCGGCGCTTCCTCAGCCTGCCGCATCCTGAACCGCAGCCGCCATCCCGTCAGCCCCGAGCGCCAGCACCATCGGGATCATCCGAGGCAGCACGCCGCCTCTGGCGCATGACGCAGCCGCTGATCGGCAGTACCGCAGAAGCGTATTTACGCGGACGCGGCATTACGGATTTACGCCAGACCGCAAATCTGCGTTTCCATCCCAACTGCTACTGGCGGCCCGAGGACGATGGCCCGACCGAAACATGGCCCGCCATGATCGCCGCCGTCACAGACCTCGATGGCCGGATCACCGGTGCGCACCGCACCTGGCTGGCCCCGGACGGTTCCGGCAAGGCACCTGTCGATCCGCCGAGGAAGGCAATGGGCGACCTGCTCGGACATGCGGTTCGTTTCGATGATGCGCAGGATGCCATGGCAGCGGGGGAAGGTATCGAAACCATCCTGTCGCTGCGTCAGGCTCTGCCCACCATGCCAATGGTTTCCGCACTCTCGGCCGGGCATCTCGCTGCCATCCTGTTCCCGCCGCAACTTCGCAGGCTCTATATCGTCCGCGACAACGATCCGGCAGGTGACAGCGCCCGCGATAGCCTGGTGGACCGGGCGCACGAGGTCGGGATCGAGACCATCACGCTCTCCCCCATGATGGGGGACTTCAACGAAGATCTCACAACTCATGGACTGGATGCCGTTCGGACAGAGATCCGGGTGCAAATCGCTCCCGAGGACGTCAGCCGCTTCATGGCTTCAATTGCATAG
- a CDS encoding ParB/RepB/Spo0J family partition protein — MATAVQKITLSSSRDIPFNKLVLSQSNVRRVKAGISVEELAESIARRGLIQSLHVRPVVDAGGKETGMFEVPAGGRRFRALELLVKQKRLAKSAPVPCVVSEASADVLIDEVSLAENIERAPLHPLDQFRAFQAMREKGMTEEAIAAAFFVDAKVVKQRLRLVSVSPALLDVYAEDGMTLEQLMAFSVSSDHARQEQVWEAIRDGWQKEPYHIRRLLTETTVRAADKRAVFVGIDAYEEAGGCVLRDLFQQDNGGWLQDPVLLDRLVGEKLKAEGEAIAAEGWKWIEVAITFPYGHDHGLRQIVGTTVDLSEEERATREALRDEYDRLEVEYGEADELPDEIDARLGEIELALETFERRPMTFEPDQISMAGVFISIDADGALLIERGYVRAEDETPAEPEAEIVDPETGEVIQRSEPEVSRMGAVITLGGQAVETEEEDEADIIKPLPDRLVSELTAHRTLALRDAVAVNPHVAMTALLHRLAMDCFMPHSSKGCLEAQVREVHLPAQAEDLRDSASAKAIADRHERWCDHVPADDAALWDWLTDLDDGSRMELLAHCVSFGVNALYEKPNPYSGTGVSQHGLDIRLSQADRLARSTGLDMVAVGWRPTVGNYLGRVTKPRILEAVREGAGDRAAELIGHLKKGDMAKEAERLLAETGWLPEPLRMADEGIEVDPASGTAAEADNLPDFLSGDGEDDPADDEEEQHMVAAE, encoded by the coding sequence ATGGCCACTGCCGTTCAGAAGATCACCCTGTCGTCCTCGCGCGACATTCCCTTCAACAAGCTGGTGCTCAGCCAGTCCAACGTCCGGCGCGTCAAGGCCGGCATCTCGGTCGAGGAACTGGCCGAGTCCATCGCCCGCCGCGGCCTGATCCAGTCCCTGCATGTCCGTCCGGTGGTGGATGCCGGGGGCAAGGAAACCGGCATGTTCGAGGTGCCCGCCGGCGGTCGCCGGTTCCGGGCGCTGGAACTGCTGGTCAAGCAGAAGCGCCTCGCCAAAAGTGCGCCGGTCCCGTGCGTGGTGTCGGAGGCCAGCGCCGATGTGCTGATCGACGAGGTATCGCTCGCCGAGAATATCGAGCGCGCTCCGCTGCATCCGCTCGATCAGTTCCGCGCTTTCCAGGCCATGCGCGAAAAGGGCATGACCGAGGAAGCCATCGCCGCCGCCTTCTTTGTGGATGCCAAGGTGGTGAAGCAGCGCCTGCGTCTGGTTTCCGTCTCACCGGCATTGCTCGACGTCTATGCCGAGGACGGCATGACGCTGGAACAACTCATGGCCTTCAGCGTCAGTTCTGACCATGCCCGTCAGGAGCAGGTCTGGGAAGCGATCAGGGATGGCTGGCAGAAGGAACCCTACCACATCCGACGCCTGCTGACCGAAACCACAGTCCGCGCCGCCGACAAACGGGCGGTGTTCGTTGGTATCGATGCCTATGAAGAGGCTGGCGGCTGCGTGCTGCGTGATCTCTTTCAGCAGGACAATGGTGGCTGGCTGCAAGATCCGGTGCTGCTCGACCGGTTGGTGGGCGAAAAACTGAAGGCCGAGGGCGAAGCCATCGCCGCCGAGGGCTGGAAATGGATCGAGGTCGCCATCACCTTCCCCTATGGTCACGACCATGGCCTACGCCAGATTGTCGGCACCACGGTCGATCTGAGCGAAGAGGAACGCGCCACCCGCGAAGCATTGCGCGACGAGTATGACCGGCTTGAAGTCGAATATGGCGAGGCGGACGAGCTGCCTGACGAGATCGACGCCCGCTTGGGTGAGATCGAACTGGCTCTGGAAACCTTCGAGCGCCGTCCGATGACCTTCGAGCCGGACCAGATCAGCATGGCGGGTGTCTTCATCAGCATCGACGCCGATGGCGCATTGCTGATCGAGCGCGGCTATGTTCGCGCCGAAGATGAAACGCCTGCGGAACCGGAAGCTGAAATCGTTGACCCGGAAACCGGCGAGGTGATCCAGCGGTCAGAACCGGAGGTAAGCCGCATGGGTGCAGTTATCACGCTGGGCGGCCAGGCGGTCGAAACTGAGGAGGAAGACGAGGCCGACATCATCAAGCCGCTGCCCGATCGCCTGGTCAGCGAGCTGACCGCGCATCGCACGCTGGCGCTGCGGGATGCGGTGGCAGTAAACCCGCATGTCGCTATGACGGCACTGCTGCACAGGCTGGCCATGGATTGCTTCATGCCGCATTCCAGCAAGGGATGCCTCGAAGCCCAGGTCCGGGAGGTTCATCTGCCCGCACAGGCCGAGGATCTGCGCGACAGCGCGTCGGCCAAGGCTATCGCTGACCGCCACGAACGCTGGTGCGATCATGTCCCGGCAGACGATGCCGCCCTCTGGGATTGGCTGACCGATCTGGACGATGGTTCGCGCATGGAGTTACTCGCCCATTGCGTCAGCTTCGGTGTCAATGCGCTCTATGAGAAGCCGAACCCTTACAGCGGCACGGGCGTCAGCCAGCACGGGCTGGACATCCGCCTGTCGCAGGCTGACCGGCTGGCCCGTTCGACCGGCCTCGACATGGTGGCCGTGGGCTGGCGGCCGACGGTCGGCAATTATCTCGGCCGCGTGACCAAGCCGCGTATCCTTGAAGCTGTACGTGAAGGGGCCGGAGACCGGGCCGCCGAGTTGATCGGACATCTCAAGAAGGGCGACATGGCCAAGGAAGCCGAACGCCTGCTGGCGGAAACCGGCTGGCTGCCTGAGCCGCTGCGCATGGCGGACGAGGGTATCGAAGTCGACCCGGCATCGGGCACTGCGGCGGAAGCCGACAATCTGCCCGATTTCCTCTCCGGCGATGGCGAGGACGACCCCGCTGACGATGAGGAAGAACAGCATATGGTCGCTGCTGAATAG
- a CDS encoding nucleotidyl transferase AbiEii/AbiGii toxin family protein → MADVFLQLSAEDRRDALSVVADRSGRPTHLLEKDVWVVWALATLYAAPLGEHLVFKGGTSLSKAYQVIRRFSEDVDLTYDIRAIAPDLVGDNGEGLPKTRSEEKRWSSEVRRRLPAWVADTVQPVIETALAVEGLAAAVRVEDEKLFIDYEATAAGSGYVAPSVMLEFGGRSTGEPASLRDVVCDAAGLIDGLVFPTARPRVMHAERTFWEKATAIHVFCLQERLRGDRFARHWHDVVRLDEAGFAEAAFADRDLANAVARHKSMFFAEKAADRTPIDYAAAVSGGLQLVPVGDGAKALEDDYARMVEDGLLFDDEEPFEALMARCADIAARTNRAAK, encoded by the coding sequence ATGGCTGACGTTTTCCTCCAGCTTTCGGCCGAGGATCGGCGTGACGCGTTGAGCGTCGTCGCCGACCGTTCGGGTCGTCCCACCCATCTTCTCGAAAAGGATGTGTGGGTGGTGTGGGCGCTGGCGACCCTCTACGCGGCACCGCTCGGCGAGCATCTGGTGTTCAAGGGCGGCACGTCGCTGTCGAAAGCCTATCAGGTCATTCGCCGGTTTTCGGAGGACGTGGATCTGACCTACGACATTCGGGCGATTGCGCCCGATCTGGTCGGGGACAATGGCGAGGGTCTGCCGAAGACACGAAGCGAGGAAAAGCGCTGGTCCAGCGAGGTCCGTCGGCGGTTACCGGCATGGGTCGCGGACACCGTGCAGCCTGTGATCGAGACCGCACTGGCCGTCGAAGGTCTGGCGGCGGCCGTCCGGGTCGAGGATGAGAAGCTCTTCATCGACTATGAGGCGACCGCAGCCGGGTCCGGCTATGTGGCTCCAAGCGTCATGCTGGAGTTCGGCGGGCGCTCGACGGGCGAACCCGCGAGCTTGCGCGACGTCGTCTGCGACGCGGCCGGCCTGATCGACGGCCTGGTGTTTCCGACGGCGCGGCCGCGCGTCATGCACGCGGAGCGGACCTTCTGGGAGAAGGCGACCGCCATCCACGTCTTTTGCCTCCAGGAGCGGCTGCGCGGCGACCGCTTCGCGCGACATTGGCACGATGTTGTCCGACTGGACGAAGCCGGCTTTGCGGAAGCCGCTTTTGCCGATCGCGACCTGGCCAACGCTGTCGCCCGGCACAAGTCGATGTTCTTCGCAGAGAAGGCTGCCGACCGCACGCCGATCGACTATGCAGCGGCTGTCAGCGGCGGCTTGCAACTCGTGCCGGTCGGCGATGGCGCGAAGGCGTTGGAGGATGACTATGCCCGCATGGTTGAGGATGGACTGCTCTTCGACGACGAGGAGCCGTTCGAAGCGCTCATGGCGCGGTGCGCTGATATAGCCGCGCGCACGAACAGAGCAGCCAAGTAA
- a CDS encoding DUF2958 domain-containing protein: protein MILLTGAQQDRLLANGRQRDQDHIPVVKFFNPLGEGVWLATELDEDGDIMFGLADLGHPELGSWSLGEMQSVRLPFGMVIERDLLFTGDFPISVWAEAARETGSIRAAERLLYGVGASFSRTSADTENRSA from the coding sequence ATGATCCTCCTGACAGGCGCACAGCAGGACCGCCTGCTGGCCAATGGTCGCCAGCGCGATCAAGATCACATCCCGGTCGTGAAGTTCTTCAATCCCCTCGGTGAAGGCGTCTGGCTCGCTACCGAGCTGGATGAGGATGGCGACATCATGTTCGGCCTGGCGGATCTCGGCCATCCCGAACTGGGTTCGTGGAGCCTTGGCGAGATGCAGTCAGTCCGGCTGCCATTTGGCATGGTCATCGAGCGCGATCTGCTGTTCACCGGCGATTTCCCGATCTCGGTCTGGGCCGAGGCCGCCCGTGAGACCGGCAGCATCCGCGCCGCCGAGCGTTTGCTCTACGGCGTCGGCGCGAGCTTTTCCCGCACATCCGCCGATACAGAAAACCGGAGTGCCTGA
- a CDS encoding DUF6088 family protein, which translates to MTRLTEQILAHATGLPEGMPVSAKGLLHLGNRAAVDQALSRLSERGQLIRAGRGVYLRPIASRFGTRAPSVEQAVEALATQKGEIIVSNGAAAANALGLTTQVPVRSVYLTSGRSRKIHLGKQVVELRHAPRWQLALANRPAGEAVRALAWLGPEKAEAALTTLKRKMPPGVFGELVAAAPQLPTWLAQSVGKAAYG; encoded by the coding sequence ATGACACGGCTGACCGAACAGATTCTGGCACATGCGACGGGACTTCCCGAAGGGATGCCCGTGTCCGCCAAGGGCCTGCTCCACCTCGGAAACCGGGCGGCCGTGGATCAGGCATTGTCGCGTCTGTCCGAGCGCGGGCAGCTCATCCGCGCCGGTCGTGGCGTCTATCTGCGCCCCATCGCCAGTCGGTTTGGCACGCGCGCACCTTCGGTCGAGCAGGCTGTCGAGGCCCTCGCGACCCAAAAAGGGGAGATCATCGTCTCGAACGGAGCCGCCGCGGCGAACGCGCTTGGCTTGACGACGCAGGTGCCCGTCCGCTCGGTCTATCTGACCTCCGGACGCAGCCGAAAGATACACCTCGGCAAGCAGGTCGTCGAATTGCGGCACGCGCCGCGCTGGCAACTGGCCCTGGCCAACCGCCCCGCAGGCGAGGCCGTGCGGGCGCTGGCCTGGCTCGGCCCCGAAAAGGCGGAGGCCGCGCTCACGACCTTGAAGCGGAAGATGCCGCCCGGCGTGTTCGGCGAACTGGTCGCCGCCGCGCCGCAGCTTCCGACATGGCTCGCGCAGAGCGTCGGAAAGGCGGCCTATGGCTGA